From Zavarzinella sp., one genomic window encodes:
- a CDS encoding sulfatase, with protein MNFWRFVLILVAFTPLWVQAQPQKVGKYNILFIISDDLTSTALGCYGNRVCKTPNIDRLAERGTLFQRAYCQFPVCGPSRASLMNGYYPHATQVFGYVSGRAAIGDRTTWAQHFKEAGYHTTRVSKIFHMGVPGDIEKGSDGTDDPISWNERYNSPGPEWKAKGKGETLENNPDGKKPAVGGNTFVVVAAEGDDLVHSDGKTAQKAAELLKKQPKDRRFFLAVGFVRPHVPFVAPAPYFAPYPHEQMKLPLKVAGDWDDIPPAGINYKTSTNMKMDIPKQKKAVGGYYAAVSYMDAMVGQVLAALKEAKLEDNTIVIFTSDHGYHLGEHDFWAKVSVHEESAKVPLIVAIPGQKPAVCNSFVELLDLFPTTSELCGLPVPNRLQGKSLAKMIVDPTHQVRDEIFCVNGKGLLIRTDRWAYIQYGEDRKGGMELFDMHTDPGQYTNLAHSADHQKTLQDMQDRLKKKLQSVRENDLPPPKKKK; from the coding sequence ATGAATTTTTGGCGGTTCGTACTGATTTTGGTTGCCTTCACCCCACTGTGGGTGCAGGCACAGCCACAAAAAGTGGGCAAATATAACATACTGTTTATCATTTCAGACGACTTAACTTCCACAGCACTAGGATGTTACGGCAATCGGGTTTGCAAAACCCCCAATATTGACCGGCTAGCCGAACGTGGGACGTTATTTCAGCGTGCCTACTGCCAGTTTCCCGTCTGCGGGCCATCGCGAGCATCGTTGATGAACGGTTATTACCCCCACGCCACGCAGGTTTTTGGCTATGTCAGTGGGCGTGCCGCCATTGGTGACCGCACCACTTGGGCGCAGCACTTCAAAGAGGCTGGCTACCACACCACGCGAGTCAGCAAAATCTTTCATATGGGTGTCCCAGGTGACATTGAAAAGGGCAGTGATGGCACCGATGACCCGATTTCCTGGAATGAACGCTACAACAGCCCTGGCCCTGAATGGAAAGCAAAAGGGAAAGGCGAAACCCTGGAAAATAATCCCGATGGCAAAAAGCCTGCAGTCGGTGGCAATACCTTTGTCGTGGTGGCTGCCGAAGGCGATGATCTGGTGCATTCCGATGGCAAAACTGCTCAAAAAGCCGCAGAACTGCTGAAAAAGCAACCGAAAGACCGGCGATTCTTTCTGGCGGTCGGCTTTGTCCGCCCCCACGTGCCTTTTGTGGCACCAGCACCCTACTTCGCACCATATCCTCATGAACAAATGAAATTGCCGCTCAAAGTAGCTGGCGACTGGGACGACATCCCACCGGCGGGGATCAACTACAAAACTTCCACCAACATGAAAATGGATATCCCAAAGCAGAAAAAAGCGGTCGGGGGCTATTATGCAGCCGTCAGTTATATGGACGCGATGGTGGGGCAGGTTCTGGCAGCACTGAAGGAAGCAAAACTGGAAGATAACACAATTGTGATATTTACCAGCGACCATGGTTACCACCTGGGGGAACATGATTTCTGGGCGAAGGTCAGCGTTCATGAAGAATCGGCCAAGGTGCCACTGATCGTGGCAATTCCCGGCCAAAAACCTGCCGTCTGCAATTCTTTTGTGGAACTACTCGATCTGTTCCCCACCACATCGGAATTGTGTGGTTTGCCCGTGCCGAACCGCCTTCAAGGGAAAAGTCTGGCCAAAATGATCGTCGATCCCACCCATCAGGTGCGGGATGAAATCTTCTGCGTGAACGGGAAAGGCCTGTTAATTCGCACCGACCGCTGGGCCTACATCCAGTATGGTGAAGACAGGAAAGGCGGGATGGAACTGTTTGACATGCACACAGATCCCGGGCAGTACACCAATCTGGCGCACAGTGCTGATCACCAGAAGACTCTGCAGGACATGCAGGATCGTTTGAAGAAGAAACTGCAGAGTGTTCGCGAGAATGATTTGCCCCCACCGAAGAAGAAAAAGTAA
- a CDS encoding DUF1501 domain-containing protein, with translation MNNSPSVRYDGGMDNFHQHRRNFLATAGGGLGAIALNYLLSKELQADTHKQVGNPLAAKPPHFQARAKSVIFMFMVGGPSPLDLFEPKPLLQKHAGKPLPADLGKFPSQFTKGDSAILPSTRKFKQFGQSGKWMSDLVPHLSTCVDDIAFLHGCWGNSAVHAPAMYELHTGRTLMGHPSIGSWVTYGLGSVSENLPAYCVMTQPEGVPEGGAPCWGSAYLPAVYQGTMFRAGASPILNLANPKGTSNEQQKNTLSLIQQLNQRHLVAGESDLQARMASYELAFRMQQHAPEAVDLTKETKATHAAYGTGDKATADFGTRLLLARRLVERGVRFVQVYSGGGPLVTQWDAHDDINGNHEAMCRRVDQPIAALLKDLKQRDMLDETLVVWCSEFGRTPFSQGSRGRDHNPYGFTMWLAGGGVRGGMTHGATDDFGMKAVKGRVSVNDFHATILYLLGMDHEKLTYRHSGRDERLTDVGGEVVFLTKSS, from the coding sequence TTGAACAACTCCCCATCGGTGCGTTATGATGGTGGCATGGACAATTTTCATCAGCACCGCAGAAACTTTCTTGCCACCGCAGGTGGCGGGTTAGGGGCAATTGCTCTTAACTACTTACTATCCAAAGAGTTACAGGCTGATACTCACAAACAAGTGGGGAATCCGTTAGCTGCGAAGCCGCCCCACTTTCAGGCCAGAGCGAAATCGGTCATCTTCATGTTTATGGTGGGTGGCCCCAGTCCGCTGGATCTGTTCGAACCAAAGCCGTTGCTGCAAAAGCATGCAGGGAAACCACTTCCGGCTGATCTTGGCAAGTTTCCCAGCCAGTTTACCAAGGGCGATTCTGCAATTCTGCCCAGCACCAGAAAATTCAAACAATTTGGACAGTCGGGTAAATGGATGTCTGATTTAGTGCCCCACCTGTCGACGTGCGTGGATGATATTGCCTTTTTGCACGGTTGCTGGGGTAATTCTGCGGTACATGCACCCGCCATGTATGAACTGCACACGGGCCGCACACTAATGGGGCATCCTTCAATTGGTTCGTGGGTAACATACGGTCTGGGTAGCGTGTCGGAAAATCTACCCGCGTACTGCGTGATGACCCAGCCGGAAGGTGTGCCTGAAGGTGGGGCTCCCTGCTGGGGTTCTGCCTACCTGCCAGCGGTCTATCAAGGCACGATGTTTCGTGCGGGTGCCTCACCAATCCTCAATCTGGCGAATCCCAAAGGCACCAGTAATGAGCAGCAGAAAAATACCCTGTCGCTGATCCAGCAGTTGAATCAGCGACACCTCGTTGCAGGTGAAAGCGACCTGCAGGCCCGCATGGCCAGTTACGAACTGGCATTTCGCATGCAGCAGCACGCACCGGAAGCGGTTGATTTAACGAAAGAAACCAAGGCCACTCACGCAGCATATGGGACAGGTGATAAAGCAACTGCGGATTTTGGTACTAGGCTGTTGCTGGCCCGCCGGTTGGTAGAACGTGGGGTGCGTTTTGTGCAGGTCTACAGTGGAGGTGGCCCGCTGGTAACTCAATGGGATGCCCACGATGATATCAATGGCAACCACGAAGCGATGTGTCGGCGTGTGGATCAGCCCATTGCCGCACTGCTGAAGGATTTGAAGCAACGGGACATGCTGGATGAAACTCTGGTCGTCTGGTGTAGTGAATTTGGCCGCACCCCCTTTTCGCAGGGTAGTCGTGGGCGAGACCACAATCCGTATGGCTTTACCATGTGGCTGGCAGGTGGGGGAGTGCGTGGTGGAATGACGCACGGTGCCACCGATGATTTTGGCATGAAAGCGGTCAAAGGACGAGTTTCGGTGAATGATTTTCACGCCACAATTCTGTATTTACTGGGCATGGACCACGAAAAACTGACGTATCGCCACAGTGGGCGTGATGAACGCTTGACCGATGTGGGCGGCGAAGTAGTCTTTTTAACCAAATCATCATGA
- a CDS encoding glycosyltransferase family 2 protein encodes MPRITVIVPVYNEQAHLNETLAGLANQTLPVSEYEVLLIDGGSTDQTLKIAAEFQQHFACLQILHNPKRYSSSARNIGVRHAKGEYLLIVDGHCAVKNPSYLQNVIQAFDRSGADCLGRPQPLETAHPTSFQKAVSVARQSWLGHNPDSAIYSSKEQFVAADNVAVAYHKSVFEKIGFFDERFDACEDVDFNVRARKAGLTCYFTPEIALDYKPRATPKGLIYQMMRYGQGRARLGKKDPSSITLPSLVPPFLVLWLAGTAVAAVLSQTGLLVFAASVACYMIVILGESIRTSLSNTTGGISFWRVILVFLSIHFGFAWGYIKESVAVRR; translated from the coding sequence ATGCCACGAATTACCGTCATCGTGCCAGTCTACAACGAACAGGCACACCTTAACGAAACGCTTGCAGGGTTGGCGAATCAGACATTACCTGTTTCGGAATACGAAGTATTACTGATTGATGGTGGGTCTACTGACCAAACACTGAAAATTGCCGCGGAGTTTCAGCAGCACTTTGCCTGCCTGCAAATATTGCACAATCCCAAGCGCTATTCCAGTTCTGCCCGCAATATTGGTGTCCGCCATGCCAAAGGTGAGTATCTTCTCATTGTTGATGGCCACTGTGCGGTGAAAAACCCCTCATACCTTCAAAATGTCATCCAGGCGTTTGATCGTTCGGGTGCTGATTGTCTGGGTCGGCCACAACCATTAGAAACTGCCCACCCCACATCGTTTCAGAAAGCGGTTTCAGTGGCACGGCAGTCGTGGCTGGGGCATAACCCCGATTCTGCCATTTATTCCAGCAAAGAACAATTTGTTGCCGCTGATAATGTCGCGGTAGCGTACCACAAATCAGTATTTGAAAAGATTGGTTTTTTCGACGAACGCTTCGATGCCTGCGAAGACGTGGATTTTAATGTGCGGGCACGCAAAGCCGGTTTAACCTGCTATTTCACTCCGGAAATAGCCCTTGATTACAAACCTCGTGCCACGCCCAAAGGATTGATATACCAAATGATGCGATACGGACAGGGCCGAGCCCGCCTGGGGAAAAAAGACCCCAGTTCCATTACGTTGCCAAGTCTGGTACCGCCATTTCTGGTGCTCTGGCTGGCAGGAACAGCAGTTGCCGCAGTGCTGAGCCAAACTGGATTGCTGGTGTTTGCCGCTTCCGTGGCGTGCTACATGATTGTTATTCTTGGCGAATCGATCCGCACCTCACTGAGCAATACCACTGGTGGGATTTCATTCTGGCGGGTGATTCTGGTCTTTCTCAGCATCCACTTTGGCTTCGCGTGGGGCTACATCAAAGAATCAGTTGCTGTTCGTCGATAA
- a CDS encoding sugar transferase, whose product MLRVVEIDCFPGNQLNGKRRLEVPPQELEIVVIDHSENGKSDDSWFPLRAPHQLRRTLRWQRGLNFVASSALLVGLAPMMVLIAAIVKLSSKGPAIYRQRRIGQFGMPITIRKFRTMYHECEKFSGPKWCVPGDPRITRIGYWLRKTHLDELPQLWNVVRGEMSLVGPRPERPEIGPTLVENLPDYYERYIVLPGITGHAQIHLPPDQDVGDVRKKLQLDREYIQQMNCWFDLRTLVKTVFHALGWKKTSAATPEA is encoded by the coding sequence GTGTTACGCGTAGTAGAAATCGACTGTTTCCCGGGAAATCAGTTGAATGGGAAACGGCGATTGGAAGTGCCCCCCCAGGAACTGGAAATTGTTGTCATTGACCATTCTGAAAATGGCAAAAGCGATGACAGTTGGTTTCCCCTGCGGGCTCCACACCAGCTTCGTCGCACCTTGCGTTGGCAACGCGGTCTCAATTTCGTTGCCAGCAGTGCCCTGCTGGTTGGTCTGGCCCCAATGATGGTGTTGATTGCAGCAATTGTCAAACTCTCCAGTAAAGGACCAGCGATCTATCGCCAGCGTCGCATCGGTCAGTTTGGAATGCCGATCACCATTCGCAAATTCCGCACGATGTATCACGAATGTGAAAAATTCAGCGGCCCCAAGTGGTGCGTCCCCGGCGATCCACGGATTACCCGAATTGGCTATTGGCTGCGGAAGACGCACCTGGATGAACTTCCCCAGCTCTGGAATGTGGTGCGTGGGGAAATGAGTCTGGTTGGCCCACGTCCGGAACGGCCCGAAATTGGCCCCACACTGGTGGAAAACCTGCCAGATTATTACGAACGCTATATCGTATTACCCGGTATTACCGGTCATGCTCAGATCCACCTGCCACCCGACCAGGATGTGGGTGATGTGCGGAAAAAATTGCAATTGGACCGCGAATATATTCAGCAGATGAATTGCTGGTTCGACCTGCGAACACTGGTGAAAACTGTTTTTCATGCCCTTGGTTGGAAAAAAACCTCTGCTGCGACGCCAGAAGCGTAA